ACTCCTACGAGCACCCCGGAATAATGCTTCGTTATATCCAATACGTTTGGAGTGATACACGCATTAGTACATCCGAATATACCAAATGCCAGCATCAGCAAGATCAGACATGATACAGCACTCTGTTTGAAAAATTCCATACAACTAAGTAAAAAAGAAGGTAGCCCAATACCTAAAAaaagattataataatatcattataataataatatattattaaccgATTATCATTAGGCTTAGTTACTTTTGTATTTCGATATTCCAAAGCACCTTCttatcattgtttttttctctttgaGTGAGAATATCGTCAATAACAGAATGAATTAACTATAAATGATCATGTCATTTGAGGCTAGAGAGTGGAAGAGTCGGTAGGATAGAACCCTAGACCTGGGGATGGAAGACAAACACGTTCATCACCAAGCTACAGCCCCATTACTATCATTGTATTTATAAGAGTTTTTGATTTTGATGCAGTActgttaattttttataaagCTTATAAAATCTTACCCAAAACTGCAAACAGCTTCCTTGTTTGCAAAATAGACAAGTACTCACGACGAATAAAGAAGTCTGCACATGCACCAGAAAGTAGAACGAAGCAGCAACTCACAATACCCAGACTTGACGTAATCCACCCAGTCTGATCAGTAAGAAATCCCCACTTAGTTATACTATATATAGATTTAAAGTTCGAACACCCTATCTCAATATAGAAGCAAAAGCAACAACTATTATTCAGACTGCGACTTATTTTATGCCATTTTTATGTAAGCAATTGTTTGACTTACCGCTTCTAAATCAAATCCTAAGATTTCTGTGACAAACGTCGGTGCTTCAGTAATAATGAAAAAGAAACCAAAATTGTCGACAGCGTCAACAATAACTACTGCCCACACTGCCGACGATTGAGCAATACTCAACAATGGAACCGATATTTTCTTAAAAGAAAAACACGCATGATTCAATTATTTTAGTTCGATTGACTACAAAATGTAGATCTCATCTGTCTGAAGTGGAGGCCTAACAATATATAAAAGATGATGATATTTTAGTAGTAGGCAGTAACAGTAGAACTGGCAGCAGCACGGTAGAAGAAGCAGTGGCAGCGGTCACAGCAGTGGTAGAAGCAGTGACAGCAGCAACAACTAATCCCGACAGAAGTAATGACAGCAGCAGAGTAAAAGCAGCAGTAGCAATGCCAGTGAAAAGTGTATGATTTATATCATAccttatttttcttttcaacTTCAGTGTCAAATCTCTTCAAGTATTCGACCTCGTCACTCGATATAAATGGATCTTCATCAGGAGTTTCGTAAATCAAGAAAACCCATATTATTGCAGTGACAATTGTAAGAGTAcctaatatatataaataatcagATTATAATTTGTTAATCAGAATATTATCAGTCTTTATTACTATTCTGTGGCTATTTGGAATCTTGTGTTCAACCACAAGTCTCTCTCCACCTGAAGACCATTTTTAGAGGTCGTTAGTCTCTAATTAGAATCGCTCCAAATAAATATCCAAATCGctctaaatataaattttatttattcattcattcctCTATATTACCTTATTTAGAGGGAATTTAAATGTCAGAATGGTATTAGCagtctttaattggagggagACCTGTACAAGAATTTGAATCTTTGAATATCATCTTGTCATCATCCTTTAAAAAAGATGATCAGTGACAAGATCCAGGATCTCGTCATATCTACATCACATGACGTGTTACTTTATACATAAGGATGGTCACTATAAACTTCCGCACAacacaataataaacaatatccaagttactgtatatataaaatgatAACGGCCATCCACCAAATTTGTAAGAACAAATCCAAGCAGAAATAGGATTACAGATGACTTGAGAAAATGTGAaacctgtaaaaaaaatatttaaacgtgaATTGGTACGTGTCCATTGAAAGACCAAATACCGCATGCAGTAAGTATTAGAGGCATCATATAATATTGGTTTTAGGAACACTAGTTGTAGTAACTGATTTGATATCTAAACCAAAGATTTCTAGATATCTTAGGTTATTAGTTTTCTAGATCCTATTTGATTTAACAATCGTTCGGAAACATCATACTATAATCATAAAAGTtcatagaaaagaaaaaaaaatcatatctgTAAAGAAAGAAATGCAATACTGTGGAATGGAAGAACGGAACTTAAATACATTGATTAAGGCTGTCTTGCTCATAATACAATACacaactgtataataataataatcatttaccGAAAAAAGCTATGGTTACGAGTATACTTCGTTCATGTGGAACAGTCCATTTTCCTAGGATAACCACTAGTGCCGATTTGTTTAATCCCTGATAAGAAAAATAGACatccaatcattttttttttttttctttaaatgaatttattgCGTAAACccagaaaaaatatatatccaTACTGTCAATTAATAAACTACAACTATGAAATAATCTAAAGAgtaatactgttattattaccgTATTATAAGAATTCCATCTTTCATGAGATTCATGACAATGTAATATGGAAAGAAACTAGGCTGGAAACTCTAACAATATTCATACTGACCTGTACCATACCGTCTAATACACGTAGAACTATAAGAAGATCACTGCTAACACCCGCTGACCAAGGTATTAGTGCTGTAAGAATACTTGACAAAATAAGTATACAGAATATGATTGGTTTCCCGCCAACTC
This region of Antedon mediterranea chromosome 8, ecAntMedi1.1, whole genome shotgun sequence genomic DNA includes:
- the LOC140056335 gene encoding sialin-like, which produces MIPFSITLVLDIGPQSVNLQRSISQTTEIVNMKRYLVAVMCSMVTFCFYCMRLNLNIAIVEMIKTKNSTECDNINGTVTTETSRSKEFDTEIPTYAWDEETRQMILSSFYYGYTVTAFPGGWLACRVGGKPIIFCILILSSILTALIPWSAGVSSDLLIVLRVLDGMVQGLNKSALVVILGKWTVPHERSILVTIAFFGFTFSQVICNPISAWICSYKFGGWPLSFYIYSTLTIVTAIIWVFLIYETPDEDPFISSDEVEYLKRFDTEVEKKNKKISVPLLSIAQSSAVWAVVIVDAVDNFGFFFIITEAPTFVTEILGFDLEATGWITSSLGIVSCCFVLLSGACADFFIRREYLSILQTRKLFAVLGIGLPSFLLSCMEFFKQSAVSCLILLMLAFGIFGCTNACITPNVLDITKHYSGVLVGVMTTLASCSAVVGPTIIGELTKYTNTFEQWSLMFKIVSGVMLFGLTIFLIFAKAEEQFPLNEHFSKQEMKSYRTIQSTSDEVLNTE